The Elaeis guineensis isolate ETL-2024a chromosome 11, EG11, whole genome shotgun sequence genomic interval GGGGagcttctcttttatcttttctaagaaacctttcttctcctcctccgagACTCCCTCTACTTTGAGACTCTCCTCCACCTTCTCCACCTTGACTGTGGAGTCCTCGCTTTCGGAGGACACAGCGGCCGCGGCCGCGGCCACCGCCACCTCCTGCTCGACCACGGCCTGcttctcctcttctccttccttcttttcaccgccgatcttctccttgatcttctccaccaatcccttctttttcttcttcttcttctccttgttctcTCCCTCACCTTCTTCCTCATCACTTGACTGTATACCATAAGGAGAACAAAAGGGAATTTTACACTTGTTTTAGATTAGAAAAACATCATGGTTGGCATGAGCTTAAGCTGTGGTCTGTGGCCTGATCCAGCTATACGACAAAAGATAACTATATGGTAAGTCTTTTGAAGCTAAAATGATCATTTTGCCCCTTTCTTGGATTCAAAGGGCAGATCATTTATGTACGCCGCATGGCCATTTTAGCAAGGATCAAGGGTAAAACAGGAAAATGATCAAAGGGTCGATTAGATCACAGCataaaaactatatatatatatatatatatatatatatatatatatatatatatgtggtgaaataaaaattaaaaaaaaaaaaaggggaaagggAAAGTAAGAAAGGTTAGACTTACCGAGCTAGAGCTGGAGCTGTGAGACCGGTGGAGCTTATCAAACaagctctccttcttctcctcctctttctcttccttcttctccacCTCCTCTATGTGGATCTTTTCCACTCCAGCGACCAGAACCTCCTCCTCGTTCTTCTTCTCCACCTCCTCCTTCTTCCCCATGAAGTCAAACAAACCCCGATCTTTTACTTCCACCTCCTGCTTCCGCTCTTCCGCCATCTCTTCCAAAAACTTTCACTCACAAACACCAACTAATTACTATTCAACAAAGAAAGCTTTGGTGGCTTTCCGATGGTAGTCTCTTCTCACTTCTTCTCTTTGGATTCGAGATGAAGGAAGGGTGGCGAAAGCCCGGTGTCATATAGAGCTTTGGTGGATGGTGGGGTCCAGATACAGACGTCGTGACGCGCTACCAACGCAACGAAGGATGGGCATTATTAAAACTCACTCAGATCTGTTGCACCAATCACTTTACTTCATCTAATGGCACACTTCTGGACACAAATTCCAAAGAAAGAGCCAATGAGAATAAGCCACGTCAGTTAAGTGACTTTTGAGTGATGTTTTTGAGTTCCTTGTGCATCTTTTTGTCTTTAAAAGGGAGGGAGGGCTAAAGGAAAAGAAATAAAGATTGAAGGTGGGGGCCACGGAGCGGCCTCGTCTTTCTGAACAGCCAGTAAAAAGCAACCACGTAGGAGTTTGGTACGTGGGAGGTGGTCGTTGGTAGGCCCCACAGCCTTAGCCTCCGGTGGACGGCTCTCGAAGGTCGGTGATGGCACGTAGCCGGCCCCACGTGTCACGCCAATCGAAGTAGTGAGCGTCGGTGTGATTCCTCGCGGATGAGTTGCACTAGGTAGTCCGAAAGGAGAGAGATGGGAGAAGTCCAAAGGGAAAGAGTGATGTTGGGGTTGGTAAATATGATCCTATTTGTCAGTCAGGTTTATGTTCAATTTATGatatatagattttgatttaaGTTAAGTAGATTCTGTTATAAGGAAATTAATctgtataaaatattaaaaaatcaaattaaaattatattccaatctattgatctatttaataattagatcagatcaaattaAATAGATTATATGTTAATTAAATATGTTAACAGATTCTGTAGATTATTAAGCACATAGCTTAATAGGTTAATTGATTAAACAAgttacctatttattaaataaattaaaaaatctgaTCAAATTATCTATTTATCAAATATTCAGatgtcaaatctaaaactatttaatgaataaattagatttaaatttttgatcagatGTACATCTGATCTGATCCATATACGACCTAATTCGATATGATCCAATTGCCATTCCTAGATGGAATAAAGGTTCAAAGAGAGTCTCGTGGTATCACATCGCTCATATGTTACTTGGGGTGCCATCCCAATTCTTGCATGGCACATTTTGCTCCCAATAATTGCTTTTAATTTAATGAATTCGGCTAATGGGTCATATGTCTGATGGACAAGTCATACTTATCCACAATCACAAGCAGTCACAACTCACACCACGTGCGGATCATTTGACACAAGCTAATGTGGATAACCATAAACATGGCAATTGGCATGCCTAGTTCATTCACTCCCTGTGATTGATTACAAGGGTGTTTCTACCTGTTCTAATACTAAATCACTGAGCCTTTTAACATCCCCCATGCTTTCATAGAAAGTTCTCATTGCATCAGCTAGTAAAAGAGATCAAatctgagaaaaaaaaatctca includes:
- the LOC105032477 gene encoding dehydrin COR410, which encodes MAEERKQEVEVKDRGLFDFMGKKEEVEKKNEEEVLVAGVEKIHIEEVEKKEEKEEEKKESLFDKLHRSHSSSSSSSSDEEEGEGENKEKKKKKKKGLVEKIKEKIGGEKKEGEEEKQAVVEQEVAVAAAAAAVSSESEDSTVKVEKVEESLKVEGVSEEEKKGFLEKIKEKLPGHHKKSEEATTPAAECAGHGTKEHETEGHEGKEKKGILGKLMEKLPGYHKNGGEEGEKTSAAH